The following are encoded together in the Pedobacter steynii genome:
- the purL gene encoding phosphoribosylformylglycinamidine synthase: MIFFFETPSAKIYVLQINRSLTPSDISKLSWLFGGAKVKSETSLSGFFVGPRAAMVTPWSTNAVEITQNMDLQGIIRIEEFEHSTAEASNYDHMLFQKYDGLDQDVFTTNIQPEPILEISDIAAYNKQEGLSLSDEEVDYLNKLAGNLGRKLTDSEVFGFSQVNSEHCRHKIFNGTFVIDGQEQPSSLFKLIRKTSELNPNGIVSAYKDNVAFVKGPRVQQFAPKRADVPDYYQLKDFDSVISIKAETHNFPTTVEPFNGAATGSGGEIRDRLAGGQGSLPLAGTAVYMTALSRLTEDRPWENGVEERKWLYQTPMDILIKASNGASDFGNKFGQPLITGSVLTFEHEEQGRKLGYDKVIMLAGGVGYGKADQAQKHKPSTGDKIVILGGENYRIGMGGAAVSSADTGALGSSIELNAIQRSNPEMQKRAANTVRGMVESDANTIVSIHDHGAGGHLNCLSELVEETGGLIDLDKLPVGDPTLSAKEIIGNESQERMGLVIGKDHIDTLHKIAERERSPMYTVGEVTGDHRFTFASKTTGLKPMDLELKDMFGSSPKVVMEDKTVDRKYEPVTYDINKLDSYLEQVLQLEAVASKDWLTNKVDRCVGGRVAKQQCAGPLQLPLNNCGVMALDYQGKDGIATSVGHSPLSALINAAAGSRNAIAESLSNIVWAPLKDGLESVSLSANWMWACKNEGEDARLYEAVKACSEFAIDLGINIPTGKDSLSMKQKYPDGEVIAPGTVIISAGGHCDDIAAVVEPVLQKNGGLIYYINLSGDAYQLGGSSFAQILNKIGNETPDVKNAAQFKTAFNTVQELIKAGKIQAGHDIGSGGLITTLLELCFADRNLGAEIDLSALGNEDLIKVLFAENIGIVFQADASVEGSLKAAGVAYHKIGEVKAEATLTVKNAGTNHTFDIDHLRDVWFKTSYLLDQKQAGPVKAKERFDNYKNHVLNYTFPLQFDGKKPAIDASKPRPKAAVLREKGSNSERELANAMFLAGFDVKDVHMTDLISGRETLEDIQFIGAVGGFSNSDVLGSAKGWAGAFLYNEKARVALENFFKREDTLSVGICNGCQLFVELGLINKDHEEKPKMLHNESQKHESIFTSLTIQENNSVMLSSLAGSTLGVWVSHGEGKFQLPYAEDQYGIVAKYGYESYPANPNGSDYNTAMLCDQSGRHLVMMPHIERSLFQWHWANYPQGRKDEVTPWMEAFVNARKWLENTTK, translated from the coding sequence ATGATCTTTTTCTTCGAAACCCCATCTGCCAAGATTTATGTCTTGCAAATCAACCGGAGCCTTACACCATCTGATATTTCAAAATTAAGTTGGCTGTTTGGAGGCGCGAAAGTTAAATCGGAAACATCTTTAAGTGGATTCTTTGTTGGCCCAAGGGCAGCAATGGTAACCCCATGGAGTACCAATGCCGTAGAGATTACCCAAAATATGGACCTTCAGGGTATTATCCGCATTGAAGAGTTTGAGCACTCCACTGCTGAGGCTTCAAATTATGACCACATGTTGTTTCAAAAATACGACGGACTGGATCAGGATGTATTCACCACCAACATTCAGCCGGAGCCAATCCTGGAAATCAGCGATATCGCTGCCTACAATAAACAGGAAGGGTTATCACTAAGTGATGAGGAAGTAGATTATTTAAATAAACTGGCCGGAAACCTGGGACGTAAATTAACGGATTCAGAAGTATTCGGTTTTTCTCAGGTAAACTCTGAACACTGCCGTCATAAAATCTTTAACGGAACTTTTGTGATTGATGGTCAGGAGCAACCTTCTTCTTTGTTTAAACTGATCCGTAAAACATCAGAACTAAACCCTAACGGAATAGTTTCTGCCTATAAAGATAACGTGGCCTTCGTTAAAGGACCAAGGGTACAGCAATTTGCCCCTAAAAGAGCAGACGTACCTGATTATTATCAATTGAAAGATTTTGATTCCGTGATTTCAATAAAAGCGGAAACCCATAACTTCCCGACTACTGTAGAACCATTTAATGGAGCAGCAACAGGATCAGGTGGTGAAATTAGAGACAGACTGGCGGGTGGACAAGGTTCATTGCCCCTTGCAGGTACTGCAGTATACATGACTGCTTTGTCGAGACTTACCGAAGATCGTCCATGGGAAAATGGAGTAGAAGAAAGAAAATGGTTGTACCAAACGCCAATGGATATCCTGATTAAAGCATCCAATGGTGCTTCTGATTTTGGAAATAAATTCGGACAACCATTGATCACCGGATCAGTACTTACCTTTGAACATGAAGAACAAGGTAGAAAATTAGGATACGATAAAGTGATCATGCTTGCAGGTGGTGTTGGCTACGGAAAAGCTGATCAGGCACAAAAACATAAACCGTCAACAGGAGATAAAATTGTCATCCTGGGTGGCGAAAACTACCGCATTGGTATGGGAGGTGCTGCGGTATCTTCAGCTGATACGGGTGCGCTTGGTTCCAGCATTGAGCTGAATGCCATTCAACGCTCCAATCCGGAGATGCAGAAAAGAGCAGCAAATACGGTTCGTGGTATGGTGGAAAGCGATGCAAATACAATTGTTTCGATTCATGACCATGGTGCCGGCGGACATTTAAACTGTCTTTCTGAGCTGGTAGAAGAAACAGGTGGTCTGATTGACCTGGATAAATTGCCTGTTGGCGATCCTACACTTTCTGCCAAAGAAATTATAGGAAACGAATCTCAGGAACGTATGGGATTGGTGATCGGAAAAGACCACATAGATACCTTACATAAAATCGCTGAACGTGAACGTAGTCCGATGTATACTGTTGGAGAGGTAACGGGTGATCACCGCTTTACTTTCGCTTCTAAAACCACAGGCTTAAAACCTATGGACCTGGAGCTTAAAGACATGTTTGGCAGCTCACCGAAAGTGGTGATGGAAGATAAAACAGTAGACAGGAAATATGAACCTGTAACTTACGATATTAATAAACTGGACAGTTACCTGGAGCAGGTATTACAGCTGGAAGCAGTAGCTTCCAAAGACTGGTTAACGAACAAAGTTGACCGCTGTGTGGGTGGAAGAGTTGCAAAACAACAATGTGCAGGACCATTACAATTACCTTTAAACAACTGCGGTGTAATGGCGCTTGATTATCAGGGAAAAGATGGTATCGCTACCTCTGTCGGACATTCGCCACTATCGGCTTTGATCAATGCAGCAGCGGGAAGCCGTAATGCAATCGCAGAATCTCTTTCCAACATTGTCTGGGCTCCCTTAAAAGATGGATTGGAAAGTGTTTCACTTTCTGCCAACTGGATGTGGGCCTGTAAGAATGAAGGTGAAGATGCACGTTTATATGAAGCGGTAAAAGCATGCTCGGAATTTGCCATTGACCTGGGAATTAATATCCCTACCGGTAAAGATTCCTTGTCCATGAAACAAAAATATCCTGATGGTGAAGTGATTGCTCCAGGTACGGTAATCATTTCTGCTGGAGGTCATTGCGATGACATTGCTGCGGTTGTGGAACCTGTACTTCAGAAAAATGGAGGCTTGATCTACTACATCAACCTTTCGGGAGATGCTTATCAGCTTGGAGGTTCTTCTTTTGCTCAGATCTTAAACAAGATCGGCAATGAAACTCCAGATGTTAAAAATGCAGCACAGTTTAAAACAGCTTTCAATACTGTTCAGGAACTGATCAAAGCCGGAAAAATCCAGGCAGGTCATGATATCGGTAGCGGTGGTCTGATCACTACCTTATTAGAGCTTTGCTTTGCAGACAGAAACCTTGGTGCGGAAATCGACCTTTCTGCTTTAGGAAATGAAGACCTGATTAAAGTGCTTTTTGCAGAAAATATCGGAATCGTATTCCAGGCAGATGCCAGTGTGGAAGGATCACTTAAAGCAGCAGGAGTAGCTTACCATAAAATTGGTGAAGTAAAAGCTGAAGCGACTTTAACGGTTAAAAACGCAGGTACAAACCATACTTTTGATATCGATCATTTACGTGATGTATGGTTCAAAACTTCTTATCTTTTAGATCAGAAACAAGCGGGCCCGGTTAAAGCAAAAGAAAGATTTGATAACTATAAAAATCATGTCTTAAACTATACCTTCCCATTACAGTTTGATGGTAAAAAACCGGCGATCGACGCGTCTAAACCAAGACCTAAAGCGGCGGTGCTTAGAGAAAAAGGAAGTAACTCGGAGCGTGAACTTGCCAATGCAATGTTCCTTGCAGGTTTTGATGTGAAGGATGTACACATGACGGATTTAATCTCTGGTCGTGAAACACTGGAAGACATTCAGTTTATCGGTGCAGTAGGTGGATTCTCTAACTCAGACGTATTGGGTTCTGCCAAAGGTTGGGCAGGCGCATTCTTATACAATGAAAAAGCAAGGGTAGCACTGGAGAATTTCTTCAAACGTGAGGATACGCTTTCTGTGGGTATCTGTAATGGTTGTCAGCTTTTTGTAGAATTAGGACTGATCAATAAAGACCATGAGGAAAAACCTAAAATGCTGCACAACGAAAGTCAGAAACATGAGAGTATTTTCACTTCATTAACGATACAGGAAAACAATTCCGTAATGTTATCGAGCCTTGCCGGCAGTACATTAGGAGTATGGGTATCTCATGGAGAAGGTAAATTCCAATTGCCATATGCTGAAGATCAATATGGTATCGTAGCTAAATATGGTTACGAAAGCTATCCTGCCAATCCAAACGGATCGGATTACAATACTGCGATGTTATGTGATCAGTCGGGAAGACACCTGGTGATGATGCCTCATATTGAGCGCTCTTTATTCCAGTGGCATTGGGCCAACTATCCTCAGGGACGTAAAGACGAAGTGACACCATGGATGGAGGCTTTTGTAAATGCAAGAAAATGGTTGGAAAACACCACTAAATAA
- a CDS encoding glycoside hydrolase family 16 protein, whose amino-acid sequence MKKIYVMAILAIVFFSCKKDSNADQAKSEKVNSKSAAVPVPGATIINFSGYNWQVKNVTDLSVGGPGPNYWANSSVWVDAQGRLHLRIRRDAATGRWNCAEVSSLQDFGYGSYVWKVEGAVDELDKNVILGLFNYKSGDNGHHEIDIEFARWGNSAWPNFNYTVYPAYGDPATRVFNTYELALNGTYSTYKFSRNSQKVSYKAYHGHNELESNAFYPWATPDSGFPVSTEALPVHMNLWLFNGQAPSNGQEVEIIIHSFQFTPA is encoded by the coding sequence ATGAAAAAAATCTATGTTATGGCGATTCTTGCCATCGTCTTCTTCTCCTGTAAGAAAGACTCCAATGCAGACCAGGCTAAATCAGAGAAAGTAAATTCAAAATCCGCTGCCGTTCCTGTTCCCGGCGCAACCATTATCAATTTCAGCGGCTACAACTGGCAGGTTAAGAATGTCACAGACCTCTCTGTGGGCGGTCCGGGACCAAATTACTGGGCCAACAGCAGTGTATGGGTAGATGCACAAGGACGATTACACTTAAGAATCCGCAGAGATGCCGCTACCGGAAGGTGGAATTGCGCCGAAGTCAGCTCCCTGCAGGATTTTGGCTATGGTTCTTATGTATGGAAAGTGGAAGGCGCGGTAGATGAGCTGGACAAAAATGTAATTTTAGGCTTGTTCAACTACAAATCCGGTGATAACGGACACCATGAGATCGACATTGAGTTTGCCAGATGGGGCAATTCGGCATGGCCAAATTTCAACTATACTGTGTATCCGGCTTACGGAGATCCTGCGACACGGGTATTTAACACATATGAGCTTGCACTGAATGGAACGTATTCTACTTATAAATTTTCCAGAAACAGTCAGAAGGTGAGTTACAAAGCTTATCACGGACATAACGAACTTGAATCCAATGCTTTCTACCCATGGGCAACTCCTGACTCTGGTTTCCCGGTCAGCACTGAAGCCTTGCCAGTACACATGAATTTATGGTTATTTAATGGCCAGGCCCCTTCAAACGGACAGGAAGTAGAAATCATCATTCATTCTTTCCAGTTTACTCCCGCTTAA
- the pepE gene encoding dipeptidase PepE produces the protein MKNILLASTSSMFGEAYLAYLMPELKSFFEGCTEIVFIPFARPGGISHDEYTEKVKAAFHPLNIKVRGLHTFTDPTEAIQQAEGFFTGGGNTFLLVQQLHQLNLMEELKGAVEGGTPYLGTSAGSNIGGINMKNTNDMPIVYPPDFTTMGLIPFNINAHYLDPDPNSTHNGETRETRIKEFHVFNDIPVVGLREGSWIRVKAEEVTTEGSRSSRIFLADTEPYELEPGSVLRF, from the coding sequence ATGAAAAATATCCTGCTGGCCAGTACTTCTTCTATGTTTGGGGAAGCATATCTGGCTTATCTTATGCCCGAATTAAAGTCTTTTTTTGAAGGCTGCACTGAAATTGTATTTATTCCTTTTGCGCGTCCCGGAGGAATCAGTCATGATGAGTATACGGAAAAGGTAAAAGCGGCTTTTCATCCTTTGAACATTAAAGTAAGGGGACTTCATACCTTTACTGATCCTACAGAAGCGATTCAACAGGCGGAAGGTTTTTTCACCGGAGGAGGAAATACTTTTTTATTGGTGCAGCAACTCCATCAACTAAACCTGATGGAAGAGCTGAAGGGGGCGGTAGAAGGGGGGACTCCTTACCTGGGAACAAGTGCCGGAAGCAATATTGGAGGAATCAACATGAAAAATACCAATGATATGCCCATTGTATATCCCCCTGATTTTACCACCATGGGACTTATTCCTTTTAATATTAATGCGCATTACCTGGACCCGGATCCAAATAGTACCCATAACGGCGAAACACGGGAAACCAGGATTAAGGAATTTCATGTATTCAATGATATCCCTGTTGTAGGACTCAGGGAGGGAAGCTGGATCCGTGTTAAAGCAGAGGAAGTGACAACAGAAGGGAGCAGGTCTTCACGCATATTCCTCGCAGATACTGAGCCTTATGAACTGGAACCAGGATCTGTATTAAGATTTTAA
- the pxpB gene encoding 5-oxoprolinase subunit PxpB has product MAKKTNPDDFKCYPLGDAAIVIQLGNQISPLINGRVRAVCAYLDEYSFEGFIEYVPAFTTVTIYYEPWIINYNKLLPLLQELASEVLEQQEVPAGTLLEIPVLYGGEWGPDLDFVASHNKMTAAEVIALHTAPDYLVYMIGFAPGFPYLGGMNELISAPRKDNPRSKIPAGSVGIAGQQTGIYPIETPGGWQIIGRSPINLFDLNSAVPALLKAGDRVRFSAISETEFKKIRRGRNGN; this is encoded by the coding sequence ATGGCGAAAAAGACTAATCCTGATGATTTTAAGTGTTACCCGCTTGGTGATGCGGCAATAGTGATCCAGCTGGGTAATCAGATCAGCCCGCTCATTAATGGAAGGGTACGTGCAGTATGTGCTTATCTTGATGAATATAGCTTTGAGGGCTTTATCGAATATGTGCCTGCATTTACCACGGTCACGATATATTATGAGCCCTGGATCATCAATTATAACAAACTGCTGCCACTCCTTCAGGAGCTGGCAAGTGAAGTATTGGAACAACAGGAGGTTCCGGCTGGAACACTGCTGGAAATTCCGGTATTATATGGTGGCGAATGGGGCCCGGATCTGGACTTTGTAGCCAGTCATAACAAGATGACAGCTGCAGAGGTGATTGCCCTCCATACCGCTCCGGATTACCTGGTTTATATGATTGGTTTTGCGCCCGGATTTCCTTACCTGGGAGGAATGAACGAATTGATTTCCGCACCCAGAAAAGATAATCCCAGATCTAAAATCCCTGCCGGATCGGTGGGTATTGCCGGTCAGCAGACGGGAATATATCCAATTGAAACTCCGGGAGGCTGGCAGATTATAGGACGGAGCCCAATCAATTTGTTTGACCTGAACAGCGCAGTTCCGGCATTGCTTAAAGCGGGTGATCGGGTTCGTTTTTCAGCCATTTCTGAAACAGAATTTAAGAAAATAAGGAGGGGCAGGAATGGGAATTAA
- a CDS encoding biotin-dependent carboxyltransferase family protein has protein sequence MGIKVLKAGLLTTIQDAGRYGYRKDGIIIGGAMDVKAYQLSNLLVGNTEREAGIECTLMGPALLFEEEQLIAITGGDLSAELDGVAIPMWRPVRVAKGAVLSFGQARSGCRTYLAVQGGLDLPKVLDSYSTYLRAGFGGWEGRALKTGDLIPFKSAAPVVPSDFNWSLSTKMHQESKDDIIRVIKGPEFELFQEKSIAAVFTEKFRISKEADRMGYRLEGSKLKLRKKEEMLSSAVSFGTVQVTAEGSPIILMADHQTTGGYPRILQVITADLGKLAQFQTGAHLSFELITLAQAQALLITREQELKQLRQTLTFKYPVHA, from the coding sequence ATGGGAATTAAAGTATTGAAAGCAGGCTTATTGACAACCATTCAGGATGCCGGCCGTTATGGCTACCGCAAAGATGGAATCATTATTGGCGGTGCGATGGATGTAAAGGCTTACCAGCTGAGCAATCTCCTTGTTGGAAATACGGAGAGGGAAGCAGGAATAGAATGTACCTTAATGGGACCGGCCCTTCTTTTTGAGGAGGAACAGTTGATCGCCATTACTGGGGGTGATCTTTCCGCTGAGCTGGATGGAGTTGCTATTCCCATGTGGCGTCCGGTACGGGTAGCTAAAGGAGCTGTTCTTTCATTTGGACAGGCCCGGTCCGGCTGCCGTACTTACCTGGCTGTTCAGGGTGGACTTGATTTACCAAAAGTATTGGATAGTTATTCCACTTATCTTCGTGCCGGTTTTGGCGGATGGGAAGGCAGGGCATTAAAAACAGGAGACCTGATCCCTTTTAAATCTGCTGCTCCTGTGGTACCGTCAGATTTCAACTGGTCCTTAAGCACTAAAATGCACCAGGAATCGAAGGATGACATCATCCGGGTGATTAAAGGCCCTGAATTCGAACTTTTTCAGGAAAAAAGTATCGCAGCAGTATTTACAGAGAAATTCAGGATCAGTAAAGAAGCAGACCGCATGGGTTATCGCCTGGAAGGATCAAAACTAAAGCTGCGCAAAAAGGAAGAAATGTTATCCTCCGCAGTGTCCTTCGGAACGGTACAGGTAACCGCTGAAGGAAGCCCGATTATTTTAATGGCAGACCATCAGACTACAGGCGGTTATCCCCGCATCTTACAGGTGATCACTGCAGACCTTGGTAAACTGGCGCAATTTCAAACCGGAGCTCATTTGAGCTTCGAATTAATTACCCTGGCTCAGGCGCAGGCCTTGCTCATAACCAGGGAGCAGGAACTTAAACAACTCAGACAAACATTAACTTTTAAATATCCAGTCCATGCTTAA
- a CDS encoding LamB/YcsF family protein — MLNHYSADLNCDMGESFGAFRIGNDEAILPFVSAANIACGFHAGDPTVMKKTVRLAMNRGVAIGAHPGLPDLQGFGRREMAISAEEAYDMVVYQIGALAAFVKAEGGRMQHVKPHGALYNMAAVNKGLATAIAEAVYRVDPGLILYGLSGSELILAGEALGLQVANEVFADRTYQQDGTLTSRRAANALITDHRLAIAQVIRMIKEGLVLSEQGTLVKIKADTVCIHGDGSSAAAFAKGIHAAFQEEGITLSLFNNKDFTANNSAE, encoded by the coding sequence ATGCTTAACCATTATTCTGCGGATCTGAATTGCGATATGGGGGAAAGCTTTGGTGCTTTCCGCATTGGAAATGATGAAGCCATACTGCCCTTTGTTTCCGCAGCAAATATCGCCTGTGGTTTTCATGCAGGAGATCCTACAGTAATGAAAAAGACGGTCCGCCTGGCCATGAATCGTGGAGTTGCCATTGGGGCACATCCGGGATTACCTGATTTACAGGGCTTCGGAAGAAGAGAAATGGCAATCTCTGCAGAAGAAGCTTATGACATGGTGGTTTATCAGATCGGCGCCCTGGCTGCCTTTGTAAAGGCCGAAGGGGGAAGAATGCAGCATGTGAAACCGCATGGTGCTTTATACAATATGGCAGCAGTAAATAAAGGACTGGCTACAGCAATAGCAGAAGCGGTATATCGGGTTGACCCGGGATTAATTTTATACGGCTTATCCGGCTCGGAATTGATTCTCGCAGGGGAAGCACTGGGCTTACAGGTCGCCAATGAGGTTTTTGCAGACCGTACCTATCAGCAGGATGGGACGCTGACTTCCAGAAGGGCAGCGAATGCCCTGATCACAGATCATCGGCTGGCCATAGCTCAGGTGATCCGGATGATCAAAGAAGGACTGGTACTTTCTGAACAGGGTACGCTGGTAAAGATCAAAGCCGATACGGTTTGTATTCATGGAGATGGAAGTTCGGCAGCAGCATTTGCCAAAGGTATCCATGCCGCTTTTCAGGAAGAGGGAATTACACTGTCCTTATTCAATAACAAAGATTTTACTGCTAATAATTCTGCTGAATGA
- a CDS encoding NRAMP family divalent metal transporter codes for MKIIKNRSVLMGAAFLMATSAIGPGFLTQTTVFTQSLGASFGFVILSSIIIDIGVQLNIWRVIAVSEKRAQDIANMLLPGLGGFISLLIVLGGLAFNIGNIAGAGLGLQALLGVSVTKGAMISAALAIAIFLIREAGKAMDRFAQLMGFIMIVVIIYIAVTSAPPIGEAALRTFVPVKIDLITILTLVGGTVGGYITFSGGHRLLDAGVKGRGALQEVSTSAVMGISVASLVRIFLFLASLGVISKGLAIDAGNPTASVFQLAAGNLGYRLFGLVMFSAAVTSVIGSAYTSVSFVKSFSPKINRNENKVIIAFILVSTLIFILVGQPVKLLIMAGVVNGFILPVTLATILFAAYKTRIVGDYKHPVWLTCFGVLVVLIMTFMSGKVLYGMIF; via the coding sequence ATGAAGATCATAAAAAACAGAAGCGTGCTGATGGGAGCCGCATTTTTAATGGCTACCTCTGCCATCGGGCCGGGCTTTCTAACGCAAACTACGGTCTTTACGCAGTCCCTGGGCGCTAGTTTTGGTTTTGTCATCCTCAGCTCTATAATTATTGATATTGGCGTGCAGTTAAACATATGGAGGGTGATTGCGGTATCAGAAAAGCGGGCTCAGGATATTGCAAATATGCTGCTTCCGGGATTGGGAGGTTTTATTTCTCTGTTGATTGTTTTAGGCGGACTGGCTTTTAATATCGGAAATATTGCAGGTGCGGGCCTCGGACTTCAGGCTTTACTGGGGGTGTCGGTTACCAAGGGTGCCATGATTTCTGCAGCACTGGCCATTGCAATTTTCCTGATCCGGGAAGCGGGAAAAGCAATGGATCGCTTTGCCCAGCTGATGGGTTTCATTATGATTGTCGTGATCATTTACATCGCGGTTACTTCGGCACCTCCGATAGGAGAAGCAGCTCTTCGAACCTTCGTTCCGGTAAAAATAGACCTGATCACCATCCTTACCCTGGTGGGAGGGACGGTAGGGGGATATATCACCTTTTCGGGAGGCCATCGTTTGCTTGATGCGGGAGTGAAAGGCAGGGGAGCTTTACAGGAGGTGAGCACGAGCGCGGTGATGGGGATTTCGGTCGCTTCACTGGTGCGTATATTTCTGTTTCTAGCTTCCCTGGGTGTCATCAGTAAAGGTCTGGCCATCGATGCAGGAAACCCTACCGCGTCCGTATTTCAACTCGCTGCGGGTAACCTGGGCTATCGCTTATTTGGCCTGGTGATGTTCTCGGCAGCAGTAACTTCTGTAATCGGTTCTGCTTATACTTCGGTCTCATTTGTGAAATCATTTAGTCCTAAAATCAACAGAAATGAGAATAAAGTGATCATTGCTTTTATCCTGGTTTCCACGCTGATATTTATCCTGGTGGGGCAGCCGGTAAAACTCCTGATCATGGCCGGGGTAGTCAATGGCTTTATTCTGCCGGTTACACTGGCTACGATTCTCTTCGCGGCTTATAAGACCAGGATTGTTGGGGATTACAAACATCCGGTATGGCTCACCTGTTTTGGTGTACTGGTGGTTTTAATCATGACTTTCATGAGCGGAAAAGTATTGTACGGAATGATTTTTTAA
- a CDS encoding MarR family winged helix-turn-helix transcriptional regulator — translation MNIIDESGILAISTRLQRLSEQLRKDGALVYKSYDIDFEPKWFPVIYTLHHKQILSVVELASEIGYTHPSTISLLKELEKQKLIRSKKDKKDERKRLVQLTSKGEELIIRMQPVWQLMVSVFTEIMNTENNLLKAITEVEEKLKQQGFLQRALQLSASK, via the coding sequence ATGAACATCATCGATGAATCCGGCATTCTGGCCATCTCTACAAGACTCCAGAGGTTAAGCGAACAATTGAGAAAAGACGGCGCATTGGTATACAAGAGTTACGATATTGACTTTGAGCCCAAATGGTTCCCCGTAATTTATACCCTTCATCATAAACAGATTCTTAGTGTAGTAGAACTGGCCTCAGAGATTGGATATACCCACCCTTCCACCATCAGCCTGCTTAAAGAACTGGAAAAACAAAAACTGATCCGTTCTAAGAAAGATAAAAAAGACGAGCGTAAAAGATTGGTTCAGCTGACCAGTAAAGGCGAAGAGCTGATCATCAGGATGCAACCGGTCTGGCAGTTAATGGTCAGTGTTTTTACGGAAATCATGAATACCGAAAACAACCTGCTCAAAGCCATTACAGAAGTAGAAGAAAAGCTGAAGCAACAGGGTTTCCTGCAAAGGGCATTGCAGTTATCCGCGTCAAAATAG
- a CDS encoding GNAT family N-acetyltransferase: MSVHIEQIKNESSAAVIEIILPIQQIEFNVPITLNDQPDLLDIENAYYQTGGGFWGARVEGELAGTIALLKYDHDSAAIRKMFVKKEYRGKELGLAQRLLETLIAYCKENQIRHLYLGTVSVLQAAMRFYERNGFEKIEKSALPESFPLMNADNVFYHLAIK, translated from the coding sequence ATGAGCGTCCATATAGAACAAATTAAAAATGAATCCTCAGCGGCTGTAATTGAGATCATCCTACCCATTCAGCAAATTGAATTTAACGTACCGATCACCTTAAATGACCAGCCTGATTTACTGGACATAGAAAATGCCTATTACCAGACCGGCGGTGGTTTTTGGGGAGCAAGAGTGGAGGGAGAGCTTGCCGGCACTATCGCATTGCTCAAATACGACCATGATTCGGCCGCCATCAGAAAGATGTTTGTTAAAAAAGAATACCGCGGCAAAGAACTTGGATTGGCACAACGGTTATTGGAAACCCTGATTGCTTATTGCAAAGAAAACCAGATCCGTCACCTGTATCTGGGAACTGTTTCCGTATTGCAGGCCGCCATGCGCTTTTACGAAAGAAATGGTTTTGAGAAAATTGAAAAATCTGCACTTCCGGAATCGTTTCCCTTAATGAATGCAGACAATGTCTTTTATCATTTAGCCATCAAATAA